TCAAAAAAGCCGTGGGTAGAAATACCCAGTCGTAACCCCGCATCACGGATCGCATTCAGATCGGCGATTTGCAGATCTTCTTGCCCAAGATGCACGCCGTAGGCGCCATGCTTGACCGCCAATTGCCAGTAATCGTTGATGAACAATCGTGCCTGATACTGTTGACCAAGTTTTATAGCTTGCTGGATCTGCTGTTCCAAATCGGGAGCTTCTGGATCTTTCACCCGCAATTGCAGTGTTCTGACACCCCATTGCAGTAATTTTTCAATCCACTGCACCGAGTCCACAACCGGATATAACCCTAATTGGTGATCGGTCGCCGGAAAAGCCGCGACCGCCAGTGATGCGTCTAACTGCCAAACACCATTATTCTGCGTTACCCAGCGCGGTTGCGGAAAATCAATCGCCAGCTCAGGCCAGCCAACATGCGCGACCGGCCCCGGACCTTGCCCAAGCGCTTGTGCTTGTCGCAAACCTTGCTGCACATAAGCTTTCGCCACGGCTAACGCATCAGTGATGTCATAACCTTGAGCCAACAACGCGGCAATTGCAGATGCCAATGTGCAACCCGTGCCATGTCCATGGCGAGTGATAACTCGTTCTGATTCCAGAACAAAGCACTGAGTGCCGTCAGAGAAATAATCGCGAGTGAGCGCATCGTTAAAATGGCCGCCCTTGCAAAGCACAGCACTGACACCCAATTCGCGCAGCTTAGCACTGGCTGCTTCAAGTAATGACAACGGATAATCTGCAGATGAAAAATGATCGGCTGGCAGTTTTAGCAGCCACACCAATTCATTCAGATTCGGCGTGATCAGATCCAGCTGCGGTAACAATTTCGTCAGCAACGCCTCGCGGATGTCCTGCTCGGCCATGTTGCCGCCCTGACTGGTGATCACCACTGGATCAAGCACCACAAAACAGCTTTGTTTGGCTTTAAAATCCGCCAGCCAATCGGCCAGTAACGCGACATGTTCAATAGTTGGCAGCAGACCAATTTTGATAGCCACTGGCGGCAAATCAACCGCCAATACATCTAACTGATCTCGCAATATTTTTGCTGACACCGCCTCAGCACTACGCAACGTGAGCGAGTTTTGAGCTGTTACGGAGCTCACCACCGGGCAAGCATGACCACCCAAATCGTGGATGGTCAGCAGATCTGCGGCGAGCCCTGCTCCGCCGCCACAGTCATTGCCAGCGATGCTCCAGACAATCGGGCGAGATGCCTGAGTGCGTAAGGAATCGCCATTCATTACTCCACCTCACGCGCCAGATACAGCTCGCTACCCTGTTCGCGGAAGGCTGCCGCTTGTTGTTGCATACCAGAGGCAACTTCATCTTCAGCGTCAAATGCACCATCGTTCGCCAGCTGGCGCACTTCCTGACTGATTTTCATTGAGCAGAATTTCGGGCCACACATGGAGCAGAAATGCGCGACTTTGCCAGACTCTTGTGGCAGATCTTCATCGTGATAAGAGCGTGCAGTTTCAGGATCAAGCGCCAGATTGAACTGATCTTCCCAACGGAATTCAAAACGTGCTTTCGACATTGCATTGTCACGAATTTGCGCGCCTGGGAAACCTTTCGCCAGATCAGCAGCATGTGCGGCAATCTTGTAAGCGATCAAACCTTGTTTGACGTCTTCTTTATTAGGCAGGCCCAAATGCTCTTTTGGCGTGACATAACACAGCATCGCGCAACCAAACCAGCCAATCATCGCTGCACCAATGCCGGAGGTGAAATGATCATAACCCGGTGCAATATCAGTGGTTAGCGGGCCTAAGGTGTAGAACGGAGCACCGTGACAATGTTTGAGCTGCTCATCCATGTTCTCTTTGATCAGGTGCATCGGTACGTGACCCGGCCCTTCGATCATCACCTGCACGTCATATTCCCACGCCACTTTCGTCAGTTCACCCAACGTGCGCAGCTCAGAAAATTGCGCCTCATCGTTCGCATCAGCAATCGAGCCAGGACGCAAACCATCGCCCAGCGACAGCGCGACATCGTATTGTGCGCAGATCTCACAGATTTCGCGGAAATGGGTATATAGGAAGTTTTCCTGATGATGTGCCAGACACCATTTCGCAATGATGGAGCCGCCACGCGACACAATGCCCGTCACACGTTTCGCCGTCATCGGCACATAACGCAGCAACAAACCGGCATGGATGGTGAAGTAATCTACCCCCTGTTCCGCCTGTTCGATCAGCGTGTCACGCATCACTTCCCAAGTCAGGTTTTCAGCGATGCCGTTTACTTTTTCCAGTGCTTGATACATTGGCACCGTACCAATCGGCACAGGGCTGTTACGTAAGATCCATTCGCGGGTAGCGTGAATGTGGCGACCGGTCGACAGATCCATCACGGTGTCAGCGCCCCAGCGGGTTGACCAGATCAGTTTTTCAACTTCCTCTTCGATGCTGGAACTCACCGCAGAATTACCGATATTGGCGTTAATTTTCACTAAGAAATTACGGCCAATGATCATCGGTTCGC
This window of the uncultured Tolumonas sp. genome carries:
- the thiE gene encoding thiamine phosphate synthase; the protein is MNGDSLRTQASRPIVWSIAGNDCGGGAGLAADLLTIHDLGGHACPVVSSVTAQNSLTLRSAEAVSAKILRDQLDVLAVDLPPVAIKIGLLPTIEHVALLADWLADFKAKQSCFVVLDPVVITSQGGNMAEQDIREALLTKLLPQLDLITPNLNELVWLLKLPADHFSSADYPLSLLEAASAKLRELGVSAVLCKGGHFNDALTRDYFSDGTQCFVLESERVITRHGHGTGCTLASAIAALLAQGYDITDALAVAKAYVQQGLRQAQALGQGPGPVAHVGWPELAIDFPQPRWVTQNNGVWQLDASLAVAAFPATDHQLGLYPVVDSVQWIEKLLQWGVRTLQLRVKDPEAPDLEQQIQQAIKLGQQYQARLFINDYWQLAVKHGAYGVHLGQEDLQIADLNAIRDAGLRLGISTHGFFELARAFALQPSYIALGHIFPTQTKEMPSQPQGLQRLDRYVALASDFPTVAIGGISEARVPEVQVSGVGSIALVSAITKAADPHVATERLLRLVEGNIPEAVVYD
- the thiC gene encoding phosphomethylpyrimidine synthase ThiC, with the translated sequence MSKNLTSRERRESAKEYLSTLASQTFPNSDREYIEGSRPDIRVPMRRINLSPSLIGGTKQAPIFEENAPVLVYDPSGAYGDPDQQVDVTKGLAPLRLNWILERNDTEEVSEPNSAFTRAQAEQLALVPKMAVQAPIRKAKAGHCVSQLHYARKGIITPEMEYIAIRENQRRLQEGEKGITPEFVRQEVAEGRAIIPANINHVESEPMIIGRNFLVKINANIGNSAVSSSIEEEVEKLIWSTRWGADTVMDLSTGRHIHATREWILRNSPVPIGTVPMYQALEKVNGIAENLTWEVMRDTLIEQAEQGVDYFTIHAGLLLRYVPMTAKRVTGIVSRGGSIIAKWCLAHHQENFLYTHFREICEICAQYDVALSLGDGLRPGSIADANDEAQFSELRTLGELTKVAWEYDVQVMIEGPGHVPMHLIKENMDEQLKHCHGAPFYTLGPLTTDIAPGYDHFTSGIGAAMIGWFGCAMLCYVTPKEHLGLPNKEDVKQGLIAYKIAAHAADLAKGFPGAQIRDNAMSKARFEFRWEDQFNLALDPETARSYHDEDLPQESGKVAHFCSMCGPKFCSMKISQEVRQLANDGAFDAEDEVASGMQQQAAAFREQGSELYLAREVE